The following coding sequences are from one Eleginops maclovinus isolate JMC-PN-2008 ecotype Puerto Natales chromosome 13, JC_Emac_rtc_rv5, whole genome shotgun sequence window:
- the LOC134875369 gene encoding apolipoprotein A-IV-like — MRVLVVLALFSVCNANVLWQGPPKTDLDLVKDAFWDYVAKATLTAEDSMKQIRESELGQEVSARVSASADTVNTYVVAMRAQMAPLTQDYIAQFTQEAEQLKARLEKDLTTVSTSLQPMAEEMVAQLQKQVEELKKEAAPYAEAMDPEALKAVLLQKSQEMREQLDKSAAQLQTQMVPYTREIKEKMGQSLEEFQRTIVPLTQGFETQLTQKTQEIQQNLAQRGEELRAKLDASAQDLQSQLSVLLEAFTQKTQ; from the exons ATGAGGGTACTTGTGGTTCTCGCACTTTTCTCTG TTTGCAATGCCAACGTGCTGTGGCAGGGGCCTCCTAAAACCGACCTGGATCTGGTGAAGGATGCTTTCTGGGACTACGTTGCCAAAGCCACGCTCACTGCTGAGGACTCCATGAAGCAGATCAGAGAGTCTGAGCTGGGACAGGAAGTCAG tgCCAGGGTCTCTGCGAGCGCTGACACCGTGAATACGTACGTTGTTGCTATGCGGGCTCAGATGGCTCCTCTGACCCAGGACTACATTGCTCAGTTTACCCAGGAGGCCGAGCAGCTGAAGGCTCGCCTGGAGAAAGACCTGACCACCGTGAGCACCAGCCTGCAGCCCATGGCCGAGGAAATGGTCGCGCAGCTCCAGAagcaggtggaggagctgaagaaggagGCAGCCCCCTACGCCGAGGCCATGGACCCAGAGGCCCTGAAGGCCGTCCTGCTGCAGAAGAGCCAGGAGATGAGGGAGCAGCTAGATAAGAGCGCAGCCCAGCTGCAGACCCAGATGGTGCCCTACACCAGGGAGATCAAGGAGAAGATGGGACAGAGCCTGGAGGAGTTCCAGAGGACCATCGTCCCCCTCACCCAGGGCTTCGAGACCCAGCTGACCCAGAAGACTCAGGAGATCCAGCAGAACCTGgcccagagaggagaggagctgaggGCCAAGCTGGACGCCAGCGCTCAGGATCTGCAGAGTCAGCTGTCCGTTTTGCTGGAGGCTTTCACTCAGAAGACCCAGTAA